Proteins encoded within one genomic window of Thermodesulfobacteriota bacterium:
- a CDS encoding sigma-70 family RNA polymerase sigma factor: MKTGKFREVEQQVPTEIEGLEQFNQEEDQSYQSIDIADNNISADEPEFSVEIEDTPTVATAENEDENKWTPDEQFRLLYVYFKDMAVESLLTAKEEVEVSAQIKKCEAKAIELTINIDKLNKKKESLIKRQSTTTKSRTSEKEINKRIQSLSAFIRVFSERASDMKERFVKANLRLVVSISKRYMGRGLPLTDLIQEGNVGLMRAVERFDHTKGYKFSTYASWWIHQAISRALLDQTRTIRVPVYVLEQASKVYRISSMLHKEMGRKPLPEEVAEIAGISVEGVKRILESTNDAARLDTPIMDGEKTTLLDFISDEKAPAPDSVMATTALTQEIREALNILTPREEEIIRLRFGIDQDGTYTLDEIGRRFDLTRERIRQIEKRALEKLAEADTGDVLRSFLAI; encoded by the coding sequence ATGAAAACAGGAAAATTTAGAGAAGTTGAACAGCAGGTTCCAACTGAAATAGAGGGACTTGAACAGTTTAATCAGGAAGAGGATCAATCCTATCAGTCTATAGATATAGCTGACAACAATATATCTGCGGACGAGCCTGAATTTAGCGTTGAAATTGAAGATACTCCAACCGTGGCAACTGCAGAGAATGAGGATGAAAACAAATGGACTCCTGATGAACAGTTCAGACTTTTATATGTATATTTTAAAGATATGGCGGTAGAATCTCTTCTAACTGCAAAAGAAGAGGTCGAAGTTTCAGCCCAGATCAAAAAGTGCGAAGCAAAAGCAATTGAACTTACAATCAACATAGACAAACTGAACAAGAAAAAAGAAAGCCTTATCAAAAGGCAATCCACCACTACCAAAAGCAGAACAAGTGAAAAAGAAATCAATAAAAGAATTCAGAGCTTAAGCGCCTTTATTAGAGTATTTTCTGAACGCGCCTCTGATATGAAAGAAAGATTTGTTAAAGCCAACCTAAGGCTTGTGGTTAGTATTTCAAAAAGATACATGGGAAGGGGACTTCCTCTTACCGATCTCATCCAAGAAGGTAATGTTGGTCTTATGAGAGCGGTTGAAAGATTTGATCATACTAAAGGATACAAGTTCTCAACATACGCTTCATGGTGGATACACCAGGCAATCTCAAGAGCACTGCTAGACCAGACAAGAACCATTAGGGTTCCTGTTTACGTTCTCGAGCAAGCAAGCAAAGTATATAGAATAAGCTCTATGCTGCACAAGGAAATGGGGAGAAAGCCGCTTCCTGAAGAAGTTGCAGAAATAGCTGGTATATCTGTTGAAGGTGTAAAGAGAATCCTTGAGTCCACTAATGATGCTGCCCGTCTTGATACACCAATTATGGACGGGGAAAAAACTACTCTGTTAGATTTCATTTCAGATGAAAAGGCTCCTGCGCCTGATTCTGTAATGGCTACCACTGCTCTAACCCAGGAGATAAGAGAAGCTTTAAATATTCTAACTCCAAGGGAAGAAGAGATTATTAGGCTCCGCTTTGGCATAGATCAGGACGGAACATATACTCTTGATGAAATTGGCAGAAGGTTTGATCTCACAAGAGAGCGTATAAGACAGATTGAAAAAAGGGCTCTTGAAAAGCTAGCAGAAGCAGATACTGGCGATGTGCTTAGAAGCTTTTTAGCAATCTAA
- a CDS encoding SPOR domain-containing protein: protein MTKLKPQLIVAGPNKKKGGFASGIGYFLVLIIVFVLGVYLGMRVDNPNFTNDQMPQSAQNETIQDNNSYSMDDEIVALSQNDNSVQDPRVSTPDTTSTYYKGRVQPAQKERNDSPFITEDAQDNEGVNTPLLIAAQESTDNLNNGLQVESLDVSLVDQDTYRLQVAAFGSIDQANEVTNELRLKGYDAYIVTSSNSRGEVWNLIKVGKFKTAQEAWNYAALYQSNEGGEVFVESLNKGRVYNESLEDNKETLSY, encoded by the coding sequence ATGACAAAGCTTAAGCCACAACTAATAGTTGCGGGGCCAAACAAGAAAAAGGGAGGCTTTGCAAGTGGAATTGGATATTTTCTTGTTTTGATAATTGTATTCGTTCTTGGAGTCTACTTAGGGATGAGAGTAGATAATCCAAATTTTACTAATGATCAAATGCCTCAATCAGCTCAGAACGAAACAATACAAGATAATAATTCATATAGCATGGACGATGAGATCGTAGCCCTTTCTCAAAATGATAATTCTGTACAAGATCCTAGAGTCTCAACTCCAGACACAACTTCAACATATTACAAAGGCAGAGTACAGCCTGCTCAGAAAGAGAGAAATGATTCGCCATTTATTACAGAAGATGCACAAGATAACGAAGGGGTCAATACTCCATTACTCATAGCCGCACAAGAGTCCACGGATAATTTGAACAATGGACTTCAAGTTGAGTCCTTGGACGTTAGCCTCGTAGATCAAGATACCTATAGATTGCAAGTTGCTGCTTTTGGGAGCATTGATCAAGCGAATGAAGTTACTAATGAATTAAGACTAAAAGGGTACGACGCTTATATAGTTACCAGTTCTAACTCAAGGGGAGAAGTCTGGAATCTTATTAAAGTAGGTAAGTTCAAAACAGCCCAAGAAGCTTGGAACTATGCTGCATTGTATCAAAGTAACGAAGGCGGCGAAGTGTTTGTCGAAAGCCTTAACAAAGGCCGAGTCTATAATGAGTCTCTTGAAGATAACAAAGAAACGTTGAGTTACTGA